Below is a genomic region from Gemmatimonas sp..
GAACAACATCAAGTTCTCGAGCGAGCTGACAGAGCCTGCCTTCAGATCGCGGGTGGGTCTCGACAGCGGCAGCGCACGCATGATCGCGCGCGCGTTGCTAACCATGTCGCCGGCCGAGTTCAGTGCGCGCTTCAAGGGCAGTGCGATGAAGCGCGCGAAGCGGCGCGGGGTCGCGCGCAATGCGGCGGTGGTGTTGGGCAACGTCGGCACGATCGATGATGTGCCGCTGCTCGAAGCGGCATTGCAGCACGACGAGCCGCTCGTGCCAGCGCGTACGTCGCGAACGACGACTGCCCGAAGAAATGTCCGTGCACGTCGTGAAACGCATTCGTACCGTCGAGGCGCGCCGCGCCGAACGAGAGTTGCAGGTTATGGACGCAGTACGCCGGATGGCCGCCAAGACACTCGTCGCAGTAGCCGCACGATGGAAAAGACATCACCACCCGGTCTCCGGGCACCACACTGCGCACGCTCGCGCCGATGTGCTCGACGATGCCGGCGCCCTCATGGCCAAGCACGAGGGGCAGCGGCGATGCGTATCCTTGCGAGCGCACGTGCGCATCCGCCTGGCAGATCCCCGTCGCGACGACGCGCACGACGATCTCGTCGGCGCGTGGCTCGTCCACGTCGACATCGCGGAAGACGAAGGGCCCGTCTTTCGCTTCGATCACTGCAGCTCTCACGTTCAGCATTGGATGCTCCTCACGGTTGCGTGCGTGAATGTGCGGTGCTGTGCGCCGCGTCGAGCGACGAGGCGAGCCACGTCGTGGCGACCGCGAGGCTGTCCTCGGTGATTGCGTGGGCCATGGGCAGCTCGCGGTAGGTCAACGCGAGCGGGAACTGCGCGAGCTGCTCGCGCGCCCAGCGCGCGAGATGAATGTCGAGCTTTTCGTCACCCGTGCCGTGCACGATGAGCGCGGGCTTGTCACGCAGCGCGTCGCCGGCCGCGGTGTGCGGCAACACTTCCGGGAGGAGTCGTCCACTCATCATCACGGCGCCCGCGACCTTCTCCGGCGCAGTGAGCAGCGTAGCGAGCGCCATGATGCCACCCTGGCTGAAGCCCGCGAGGAAGACCCGCGTCGGATCGACGTCGTATGCGCTCACGGCCTCGTCGATGAACTGCGCGAGCAACGTCCAACCGGCCTCCGCTTCCTCGGCGACGATCACGGGCCCGGCCGCGGTGAAGCTCACGTGGAACCAACCGAACGCGTTCAGCCCGAGCGTCAGCGGTGAGCGTACGCTCACCACGACAAAGCGCGGATCGAATGCTGGTGCGAGCTGTGCCATCGCATGCTCGTTGCTCCCGACACCGTGCATCAGGATGAGGAGCGGTGGCTTCACGCCGTCAACATTTGCCCCTGCCTCCGGCGGTCGCACGGCATGCACCAATGAGAGCGTTGTCATCGTGCGCTCTCCGTCCACTCGGTGGCGCGCACGCGCACGGCCGTGCCCCACGGGTCACGGGTGAGCAGTTCGCCGGTGGCAATCATGTCGACAGGATGGCCTGCCCCCGTAAGGCTTCGCCACACGTCCGCGACGTCACGGGCGGCCGGCACCTCGATGGTCCACTCCAGCAACCGCGCGTCATGCATCGTTGGCGTGCGCGCGCCGGCGCCGGCCCAGACATTCGT
It encodes:
- a CDS encoding alcohol dehydrogenase catalytic domain-containing protein, which produces MLNVRAAVIEAKDGPFVFRDVDVDEPRADEIVVRVVATGICQADAHVRSQGYASPLPLVLGHEGAGIVEHIGASVRSVVPGDRVVMSFPSCGYCDECLGGHPAYCVHNLQLSFGAARLDGTNAFHDVHGHFFGQSSFATYALARAARRAAMPLRAAAHHRSCRRCPTPPPHCARPRAASRASSHCP
- a CDS encoding alpha/beta fold hydrolase is translated as MTTLSLVHAVRPPEAGANVDGVKPPLLILMHGVGSNEHAMAQLAPAFDPRFVVVSVRSPLTLGLNAFGWFHVSFTAAGPVIVAEEAEAGWTLLAQFIDEAVSAYDVDPTRVFLAGFSQGGIMALATLLTAPEKVAGAVMMSGRLLPEVLPHTAAGDALRDKPALIVHGTGDEKLDIHLARWAREQLAQFPLALTYRELPMAHAITEDSLAVATTWLASSLDAAHSTAHSRTQP